Within the Rhizobium sp. BG4 genome, the region ACCCCACGCAAGGCGCCGCCACCAACCATTGTCATACTGTCTGACTGGAAGCCCTTCTGGGACGCATCTCAAATTGGACTGCGCACCACAATCCGGAACATTGACGGAGCGGCGAGAGCGGTGCCCGTTTGAAGCTGTAAGGCTCCAGGTTCGAATGATGCGATGTGCTGTCGCCGCCTATCAATTTCGTGGGACAAGGCCGCGGGTGAGAGCCGCACCGCCGCGCCGACGTCGCGACGCACAGCACTCAGCGCCACACATCGGCCACGACAGGACCAACCCAATGCAGTTGAAAAGTTCCTGCCGACCGCCGGGCAGAACTGACTACAAGCTCAGCGGCAAAATCGTTGATCCTGACTGGCATGCTCGCCATGCCTGGCACCAGCGTTCGCCGCCCGTGTGGGACCGGCCCTTTCTGCAAGGCGACTGGACAGGGGTCTCGCGGCCCACCGCAACATTGATGAACGGGGTGCATCGCCGCTGGCGCCGGCTGGAACGGACCTGTCGCAGAGTTTCCGCTTCACGGGGGCCGCGGACAACCCGCCGAGTTGTCCGCGGACAACTCGCAAATCAGGGCGTGGCGAACACCGTTTCTTGGCCCGAAAGGCCCATCAAATCGGCTCTCCACAGGTCATGGTTAAGCGTTTGTAAATTGGTAACGAATCGGAGCATACTCTAACTGCGCAGTTTTCCACCCTATTCGAACATTTGCGCAGTTGATTGGAAAAACACTATGCAGCCGAGTCTCGCCCTTCAGGATGATCAAGAGCACCTCCCCTCGCTTCTGGCAACAGATGCGCAGGAACTCTCATACCAGCTTCAGCAGCACCAGGCGAAGATCTTTTCGCCGCTGGCACGCAAGACCCTGCGGACATTCTCGCCGGCCGAAGCGGCAAGCTTCATCGGCATCGGCGAGGGCTACCTGCGCCAGATTGCAGCCGAGGGCCACGGCCCCGATCCCCTGGCCAATGGCCGCCGCCTCTACAGCGCCGAGGACATGGATCGTATTCGCCATGCGCTCGACCAGCGCAACGGCAACACCAAATATATTCCTGCCCGCAAGGCCTCCGAAAAACTCCAGGTCGTTTCGGTCATGAACTTCAAGGGCGGATCGGGCAAGACAACCACCGCCGCGCATCTGGCGCAATATCTGGCACTGAGAGGTTACCGTGTTCTGGCGATCGACCTCGACCCGCAAGCGTCGATGTCGGCGCTGTTTGGTCATCAGCCTGAGTTGGATGTCGGCGAGGGGGAAACCCTCCATGGCGCTATCCGCTACGAGGATCCGCGGCCAATCGCCGAAATCGTGCGCGCGACCTATACGCCGAACCTCCATCTTATTCCGGGCAATCTCGAACTGATGGAATTCGAGCACGAGACGCCGCGCGCTATGGCATCGGGCAACGCCGAGACGATGTTCTTTGCCCGTATCGGCGAAGCACTGACGGACATCGAAAGCCACTATGATCTGGTGATTATCGATTGCCCGCCGCAACTCGGATTTTTGACGATGTCTGCCCTTTGCGCGGCGACATCGGTATTGATCACCGTTCACCCCCAGATGCTCGACGTCATGTCGATGTCGCAGTTCCTGACGATGACCAGCGAGTTGATGTCCGTGGTCGAAAGGGCAGGGGGCCGCACAAGCTACGACTGGATGCGGTATCTCGTGACCCGCTTCGAGCCCAATGATGGACCGCAGAGCCAGATGACCGGTTTCATGCGCGCGATCTTCGGCAATCGCATGCTTCACAATGCGATGCTCAAATC harbors:
- the repA gene encoding plasmid partitioning protein RepA, with the translated sequence MQPSLALQDDQEHLPSLLATDAQELSYQLQQHQAKIFSPLARKTLRTFSPAEAASFIGIGEGYLRQIAAEGHGPDPLANGRRLYSAEDMDRIRHALDQRNGNTKYIPARKASEKLQVVSVMNFKGGSGKTTTAAHLAQYLALRGYRVLAIDLDPQASMSALFGHQPELDVGEGETLHGAIRYEDPRPIAEIVRATYTPNLHLIPGNLELMEFEHETPRAMASGNAETMFFARIGEALTDIESHYDLVIIDCPPQLGFLTMSALCAATSVLITVHPQMLDVMSMSQFLTMTSELMSVVERAGGRTSYDWMRYLVTRFEPNDGPQSQMTGFMRAIFGNRMLHNAMLKSTAVSDAGVTKQTLYEVDRAQFTRGTYDRALDSLNLVNSEIEAHIRSTWGRR